From the genome of Neisseria lisongii, one region includes:
- a CDS encoding GatB/YqeY domain-containing protein yields the protein MSLKAKLTEDMKTAMRAKDTLTLGTIRLINAAIKQYEVDERSEADDAKVTAILGKMLKQRKDSAKIYTEAGRSDLADKENAEIDVLNRYLPQMMSEDEIRNAVATVITMTGASGMADMGKVMGVLKTQLAGKADMGEVNKILKAALSA from the coding sequence ATGAGCCTGAAAGCCAAACTGACCGAAGACATGAAAACCGCCATGCGTGCCAAAGACACACTCACTTTAGGCACCATCCGCCTGATTAACGCCGCCATCAAACAATACGAAGTGGACGAGCGCAGCGAAGCCGACGATGCCAAAGTAACCGCCATTTTGGGCAAAATGCTCAAACAGCGCAAAGACAGCGCCAAAATCTACACCGAAGCCGGCCGCAGCGACTTAGCGGACAAAGAAAACGCCGAAATCGACGTGTTAAACCGTTATCTTCCTCAAATGATGTCGGAAGACGAAATCCGCAACGCCGTGGCCACCGTTATCACCATGACCGGCGCTTCAGGCATGGCGGACATGGGCAAAGTAATGGGCGTATTAAAAACCCAGCTTGCCGGCAAAGCCGATATGGGCGAAGTCAATAAAATTTTAAAAGCCGCTTTGAGTGCCTGA
- the rpsU gene encoding 30S ribosomal protein S21, with protein MPAIRVKENEPFEVAMRRFKRAVEKTGLLTELRAREAYEKPTTERKRKKAAAAKRLQKRLRSQQLPPKMY; from the coding sequence ATGCCTGCAATCCGTGTAAAAGAGAATGAACCATTTGAAGTTGCCATGCGCCGTTTCAAACGTGCTGTAGAAAAAACCGGTCTGCTGACCGAGCTGCGCGCCCGCGAAGCCTACGAAAAACCGACTACCGAGCGCAAACGCAAAAAAGCTGCTGCAGCCAAACGTCTGCAAAAACGCCTGCGCAGCCAACAACTGCCTCCTAAAATGTACTGA